In Triticum urartu cultivar G1812 chromosome 6, Tu2.1, whole genome shotgun sequence, the following proteins share a genomic window:
- the LOC125517499 gene encoding ervatamin-B-like: MAREIAIILLMAVVLAAAMVVASSMDITARDLTSEESLWALYERWCEHHNVRRDLGDKAMRFSVFKENARMIHKFNQGDAPYKLSLNLFGDMTDEEEVDHMHGRCSDRVSDGGKQRQGRFTHGAVAARNDFPMFVDWRMIGYDERPPAVTNVKIQRGCGACWAFAVAAAVEGINSIRTRSLKSLSVQQLIDCDKRSFGCRNGRVASAFKYIIDNGGIATEADYPYIAGEHGYCLVPKRKNPVVTIDDFKWVLNNDEVALLQAVAAKPVVEVVDTRSFRRYGGGVFVGPCRTNQTHGMTVVGYGTTDEHDPKKPIDYWIIKNSWGEKWGENGYIRMARGAGPAKKGLCGILVHASYPVKYK; the protein is encoded by the coding sequence ATGGCAAGAGAAATTGCAATAATACTACTCATGGCCGTTGTGCTTGCTGCCGCTATGGTGGTGGCGAGCTCTATGGACATCACTGCTAGAGACTTGACGTCAGAGGAGTCCCTATGGGCACTATACGAGCGCTGGTGTGAGCATCACAATGTGAGGCGCGACCTTGGTGACAAGGCCATGCGCTTCAGCGTATTCAAGGAGAACGCTCGCATGATCCACAAATTCAACCAAGGTGACGCACCCTACAAGCTAAGCCTCAACCTCTTTGGTGACATGACCGATGAAGAAGAGGTTGACCACATGCACGGTCGCTGCTCTGACCGCGTGTCAGATGGCGGGAAGCAACGCCAAGGCCGGTTCACACACGGTGCCGTTGCAGCGCGCAACGACTTCCCGATGTTCGTAGATTGGCGGATGATAGGGTATGACGAACGTCCGCCGGCAGTGACAAACGTGAAGATCCAGAGAGGGTGCGGAGCTTGTTGGGCCTTCGCGGTGGCAGCGGCAGTGGAGGGCATCAATTCCATAAGGACCAGGAGTCTGAAGTCGTTGTCCGTGCAGCAGCTCATAGACTGTGACAAGAGAAGTTTTGGATGTCGTAACGGCAGAGTGGCATCGGCCTTCAAGTACATTATCGACAACGGCGGCATCGCCACAGAGGCTGACTACCCATACATTGCCGGTGAGCATGGCTATTGCTTGGTGCCAAAAAGAAAGAACCCCGTTGTCACCATCGACGACTTCAAATGGGTGCTGAATAATGATGAGGTGGCATTGCTGCAGGCAGTGGCGGCCAAACCCGTCGTTGAGGTGGTTGACACAAGGAGCTTCCGACGTTATGGAGGAGGTGTCTTTGTGGGTCCGTGTAGGACGAATCAGACCCACGGAATGACGGTGGTGGGCTATGGCACCACCGATGAGCATGACCCCAAGAAACCCATAGATTACTGGATAATAAAAAACTCATGGGGAGAAAAATGGGGTGAAAACGGCTACATCCGTATGGCCCGTGGTGCCGGTCCCGCCAAGAAGGGCTTATGTGGCATCCTGGTGCATGCATCGTACCCAGTGAAATATAAgtaa